A stretch of the Argentina anserina chromosome 6, drPotAnse1.1, whole genome shotgun sequence genome encodes the following:
- the LOC126800657 gene encoding uncharacterized protein LOC126800657, translated as MATEIEKQQSWWTFGELQLLSWGAKRMKPNLRSKMEYMLKELRVMKKQIKILKKGDNPWNKDEIWNNADKDNSDHGHASSPVDYPLKATEEDALDIDVALEENICHIDAEDTPDFGNELVEVSDIVTNGDSGESLFIEDDSEKIFNEKVRTEYTGKYQRKSCRVRRPGPHLVTPFRVGVPNKKRRIQTYNPLKPLPKKSRDELKELIEKWNATPCLKICVEGNIVEPQFILDIIKVGAWLSFSHIDVGLTLLRKRRVDHPAVFGTNWTTTDYSFSAFLIVDYEKTKNLADMSNWCPDTRLDKYMRGTRPSFSTSWDEVDLIYMPIIVSTNHWLLVVANLADCYMTVYDPRVNLHTWDELMIELKPLAVMFPHLLNKFGISRSITNFNGSLSPWPISLTKNVPQQTTDDCGVYTIKFVDCLTASFDLGNWSKYDIQSIRLRLAIELISGSAYLW; from the exons ATGGCCACAGAAATAGAGAAACAACAATCATGGTGGACTTTTGGTGAATTACAACTGTTGTCCTGGGGAGCAAAACGAATGAAGCCAAAT CTGAGATCCAAGATGGAATACATGTTAAAGGAGCTACGTGTCATGAAGAAACAGATTAAAATCTTAAAGAAAG GCGATAATCCTTGGAACAAGGATGAAATCTGGAATAATGCGGACAAGGACAATTCAGACCATGGCCATGCATCCTCTCCGGTAGATTATCCGCTAAAg GCAACTGAGGAGGATGCCCTTGATATCGATGTGGCTCTGGAAGAGAACATATGTCATATTGATGCAGAGGACACACCTGACTTTGGGAATG AGCTGGTGGAAGTATCAGATATTGTCACAAACGGGGATAGTGGGGAGAGTCTATTTATTGAAGATGATagtgaaaagatattcaatgaGAAAGTGAGAACTGAATATACGGGAAAATACCAAAGAAAGAGCTGTAGAGTTAGGAGACCGGGACCTCATCTGGTTACCCCTTTTAGAGTTGGTGTTccaaacaaaaagagaagaatacAGACTTATAACCCCCTTAAGCCTCTCCCCAAGAAATCGCGTGACGAGCTTAAAGAATTGATTGAAAAATGGAATGCAACACCGTG CTTAAAAATCTGTGTAGAAGGCAATATTGTTGAACCACAGTTTATTCTTGATATTATTAAAGTTGGAGCATGGCTATCATTCTCG CATATCGATGTTGGATTGACTTTGTTACGTAAGAGGCGCGTAGATCATCCTGCTGTGTTTGGAACCAACTGGACCACAACTGATTATTCATTCTCG GCGTTTCTGATTGTTGACTATGAGAAGACCAAGAATTTGGCTGACATGAGCAATTGGTGCCCAGATACACGGCTTGATAAGTATATGAGAGGAACTAGACCTTCATTTAGCACATCTTGGGATGAAGTTGATCTCATTTATATGCCAATTATTGTGTCGACAAATCACTGGCTCCTTGTTGTAGCTAATTTGGCGGATTGTTACATGACGGTGTATGATCCAAGAGTTAATTTGCACACATGGGATGAGTTGATGATTGAACTTAAACCATTAGCAGTTATGTTCCCTCATCTACTCAATAAGTTTGGTATTTCTAGAAGTATAACAAACTTTAATGGGTCATTATCCCCTTGGCCCATCAGCCTGACTAAGAATGTTCCTCAACAAACGACAGA TGACTGTGGGGTGTACACCATCAAATTCGTTGACTGCTTAACTGCATCTTTCGACCTCGGCAACTGGTCTAAGTATGACATACAGAGTATCCGTCTCCGATTGGCAATTGAGTTAATAAGCGGATCTGCCTACTTGTGGTGA